Proteins encoded together in one Vigna angularis cultivar LongXiaoDou No.4 chromosome 5, ASM1680809v1, whole genome shotgun sequence window:
- the LOC108340406 gene encoding beta-glucosidase 12: MAYKEYVVLPLIALLSSLITVTESVALTPQIDLLNRNSFPTGFIFGTASSAYQYEGAANEGGRGPSIWDTFTHKYPEKIEDRSNGDVAVDSYHRYKEDVQIMKDMNLDAYRFSISWSRILPNGKLSGGINQEGIDYYNNLINELLAKGLEPFVTLFHWDLPQSLEDEYGGFLSPRIVKDFQDYADLCFREFGDRVRKWITLNEPWTYSNRGYALGTKAPGRCSSWWSPKCNGGDSGTEPYLATHHQLLAHAAAVNVYKTKYQRFQNGVIGITLYSTWYEPLSDSKLDRKAAERAMEFLFGWFMDPLTRGDYPESMRSLVKSRLPKFTKEQSKLLINSFDFLGINYYTANFVSDAPELRNVRGSYMTDPLVNYSVLRDGKLIGENVGSDWLYVYPKGFREVLLYTKEKYNNPLIYITENGVNEYDDPSLSLEESLLDIYRIDYHYRHFYYLLDAIKNGVNVKGYFAWSLLDNFEWESGYIMRFGMNFVDYNNGLKRYSKLSALWFKDFLKIETKLHSSM; this comes from the exons ATGGCATACAAAGAATACGTAGTGCTACCTCTCATTGCTCTACTTTCTTCATTGATTACTGTCACAGAAAGCGTAGCCCTTACTCCACAAATAGATTTGTTGAATCGAAACAGTTTCCCAACAGGCTTCATCTTTGGTACAGCATCCTCAGCGTACCAG TATGAAGGTGCAGCCAATGAGGGTGGTAGAGGACCAAGCATTTGGGATACCTTCACTCACAAATATCCTG AAAAGATAGAGGACAGAAGCAATGGAGATGTTGCAGTTGATTCGTATCATCGCTACAAG GAAGATGTTCAGATTATGAAGGACATGAATTTGGATGCTTACAGATTTTCCATATCTTGGTCAAGAATTCTTCCGA ATGGAAAGCTGAGTGGAGGTATAAACCAAGAAGGAATTGACTATTACAATAACCTTATCAATGAGCTACTGGCAAAAG GTTTGGAACCATTTGTAACTCTTTTTCATTGGGATCTTCCTCAATCTTTAGAAGATGAATACGGTGGCTTCTTAAGTCCTCGCATTGT gAAAGATTTCCAGGACTATGCAGATCTTTGCTTCAGGGAATTCGGTGATAGAGTGAGAAAGTGGATAACTTTGAATGAGCCATGGACTTACAGCAACAGGGGTTATGCATTAGGGACAAAGGCCCCTGGTCGATGTTCATCTTGGTGGAGTCCTAAATGCAATGGTGGTGATTCTGGAACAGAACCCTATTTGGCTACACATCACCAACTTCTTGCTCATGCAGCTGCTGTTAATGTCTACAAGACTAAGTATCAG AGATTTCAGAATGGTGTAATAGGCATAACACTGTATTCTACTTGGTACGAACCACTCTCAGATAGCAAACTAGATCGAAAGGCCGCTGAACGAGCTATGGAATTTTTGTTTGGATG GTTTATGGATCCACTTACAAGAGGAGATTATCCAGAAAGCATGCGTTCCTTGGTGAAATCACGATTACCAAAGTTTACAAAGGAGCAATCCAAATTGCTTATTAAttcatttgattttcttggCATAAATTACTACACTGCCAATTTTGTCTCTGATGCACCAGAATTAAGAAATGTCAGAGGCAGTTATATGACAGATCCCCTCGTAAATTATTCAG TTTTGCGGGACGGAAAACTCATCGGTGAAAAT GTTGGTTCAGATTGGCTGTACGTCTATCCAAAAGGATTTCGTGAAGTTTTACTATATACTAAAGAGAAATACAACAATcctttaatttatattactgAAAATG GTGTAAATGAATATGATGATCCATCATTATCGCTTGAAGAATCTCTCTTGGATATTTATAGAATTGACTATCATTATCGTCATTTCTATTATCTTCTTGATGCAATTAA GAATGGTGTAAATGTGAAAGGGTATTTTGCTTGGTCTCTTTTGGATAATTTTGAATGGGAATCGGGTTACATCATGCGATTTGGAATGAACTTTGTTGACTACAATAATGGTTTGAAAAGATACTCAAAGCTTTCTGCGCTGTGGTTCAAGGATTTTCTCAAAATAGAAACCAAACTTCACTCTTCCATGTAA
- the LOC108339532 gene encoding cyanogenic beta-glucosidase, translating into MACKSFCILSLITFVLVISKTNVNCIETDAVDPIIDVANLNRDSFPPGFIFGAGSSSYQFEGGAKEGGRGPSVWDTFTHKFPDKILDKSNGDVAIDTYHRYKEDAKFMKNMNLDSYRFSISWSRILPNGKLSGGINQEGIDYYNNVINELLANGIKPLVTLFHWDLPQTLEDEYGGFLSPLIIKDFRDYADVCFKAFGDRVKHWVTLNEPWTYSINGYANGTMAPGRCSSWVNPNCVGGDSGTEPYIVSHNQLLAHAAAVRVYKTKYQASQKGLIGITLVCNWFIPFSDTKSDQKAAERSVEFMYGWFMDPLTTGEYPKSMRSLVKSRLPKFTAEQARLLIGSFDFIGINYYSSIYASDAPRLSNAPPYYVTDSLVISDFERNGKPIGIKIASDWLYVCPRGIRDLVMYTKEKYNNPLIFITENGVNEFNNDQTLSLEESLLDTYRIDYYYRHLFYLRSAIREGANVKGYYAWSLFDNFEWSMGYTVRFGMTYVDYKNGLKRYEKLSAIWYKNFLKKNNRLFSSS; encoded by the exons ATGGCATGCAAGAGCTTTTGCATTCTCAGCCTCATTACTTTTGTTCTTGTAATCAGCAAAACAAATGTTAATTGCATAGAAACTGATGCAGTTGATCCTATTATCGATGTTGCTAATCTGAATCGGGATAGTTTCCCACCGGGTTTCATCTTTGGGGCTGGATCCTCTTCATACCAG TTCGAAGGTGGTGCAAAAGAAGGTGGTAGAGGACCAAGTGTTTGGGATACTTTCACCCATAAATTTCCAg ATAAGATACTGGACAAAAGCAATGGAGATGTGGCTATAGATACATATCACCGTTATAAG GAAGATGCTAAATTTATGAAGAATATGAACTTGGATTCATACAGATTCTCGATTTCTTGGTCCAGGATTCTACCAA ATGGAAAGTTAAGTGGAGGTATAAATCAAGAAGGAATTGACTACTACAACAATGTCATCAACGAACTATTGGCTAATG GTATAAAACCACTGGTAACTCTTTTTCATTGGGATCTTCCACAAACTTTAGAAGATGAATATGGTGGCTTCCTAAGTCCTCTCATAAT CAAGGATTTTCGGGATTATGCTGACGTTTGCTTCAAGGCATTCGGAGATAGAGTTAAGCATTGGGTTACACTGAACGAGCCATGGACTTACAGCATTAATGGCTATGCAAATGGAACAATGGCACCAGGACGTTGTTCTAGTTGGGTAAATCCAAATTGCGTTGGAGGGGATTCTGGTACAGAGCCCTATATAGTTTCACACAACCAACTTCTTGCTCATGCAGCAGCTGTTCGTGTATACAAGACCAAGTACCAG GCATCACAGAAGGGTTTGATAGGCATTACCTTGGTATGTAATTGGTTCATACCATTTTCAGATACCAAATCTGATCAAAAAGCTGCTGAAAGATCGGTGGAATTCATGTATGGATG GTTTATGGATCCATTAACAACAGGAGAATATCCGAAAAGTATGCGATCTCTTGTGAAATCACGGTTACCAAAGTTTACTGCGGAGCAAGCTAGGTTACTGATTGGTTCATTTGACTTCATTGGCATAAACTACTATTCTTCAATATATGCCTCTGATGCACCTCGTTTGAGCAATGCTCCACCATACTATGTAACTGATTCTTTAGTCATTTCTGACT TTGAGCGTAATGGGAAGCCCATAGGTATAAAG ATTGCTTCTGATTGGTTGTATGTTTGTCCAAGAGGAATTCGTGATCTTGTAATGTAtaccaaagaaaaatataacaatcCTTTGATTTTCATAACTGAAAATG GTGTAAACGAATTTAATAATGACCAAACACTGTCATTGGAGGAATCTCTGTTAGATACTTACAGAATTGATTACTATTACCGTCATCTTTTCTATCTTCGTTCTGCAATTAG GGAAGGTGCAAATGTGAAGGGATATTATGCTTGGTCTTTATTTGACAATTTTGAATGGTCGATGGGTTATACTGTGCGATTTGGAATGACATATGTGGATTACAAAAATGGTTTGAAAAGATACGAGAAACTTTCTGCAATATGGTACAAGAATTTTCTCAAGAAAAACAACAGACTTTTCAGTTCCAGTTAG